The DNA window AGGGATTGAATCCCCTGTGCCCCAGTACTACATAAAATGAGCTGCAAAGAGGGGAGCAGAAAAATAAGCACCAGAGCTGCAGATGACCGTGTCCCTCAGAACAACGCCTGATCCCAGTACTGGCATCAAATAGACTAAACGTTCattaacaggaaaatattttgaattttattttttcacgtTATTATCAAGTACACAATTACAATAATGTCACACATCCCTATATGATtctatgtattttgtttttttcttttgtcttttttacaaAGTGTACAGAGGGAAGGACGTATACAATATTTAACAGGGTATTTTCTACAGAACAATAATTTATATTATGTCCTTGTAAAAATCTGTaccttttttaaacattaaactgAAACATCCATTTTATAGCATTTGCTAAGCAAATTATTTAAGAATTAAAACTAACCTGTAACTAATGTCAGTACATTAACAATAactataatttcattttctctttatacagacaaatacattttacaaAATCCACTTGACCAaacccttattaaaaaaaaaaaaaaagttccaccattgtgcttaaaaaaaaaagtgtgtatgaTTCCAGGCTACGTAAGAGAAAGCAAATGTGTAAAATTGTGTTCTTTGTCTttcagcttatttaaaaaaataaagttcaaaatGGCTAAAATCCTCGGCAATGCTATGGGAATTTACGCAGATTTTGTACACTTTTCAGGTTTCCAGTTAGAAAACGCTTGAACgtaaggggtgggggggaagtcacAGGAGGGCACTCTGCAAGACGCGAATGGAAAATCTCTACTGGGTTTTACTGCGTCTGATTTGGCAATCAGTAGGCAACAGACAGAGCTACGGCCATGTAGAAAATCCACTGACTTCACCGGGGATTTCAACGAAGGCACAGTGCAGCACATCTGGGTATTACACACTAAAGGTTCACGGCCCGTTAGTAGCAATATTATACAAGAGCACGTCGGACAAGTCTGGGGGCACCGTCACGCaggcatcaaaagaaaaaaacgttATACAATAAAGGTAGTGACATGGCATTCGACTCTCCTGAACTGCAAACTAAACACAAGTATTTCGGCTTACAGTGAAACAGGAGGGCTGAGAAGTAGGAGCGGGGCTcggtaacaaaacaaaatacaaaaggcTTAGCAGATGCACATCTGAAAGGAAACCTTTGTCCCTTTATCACCCCAAAACTGAAATCATTCCTAACTTTACCTGCCTAGAAACAAGAGTCAACACTGGGCCAGGCTCTGAACGCTTTCCGCTAGCGAATTGCTGGTTACAAATCTATCCTAATCCGGCAGGCAGCCGGGTCGGAATTCTGCAATCCACCGTCGACCAGCGGCTTTGGCGGGAATTTGAGCAAGGGGAGCGGGGCCAGGTCCTAAAATCTGGCATGTAAataaatggtttgggttttttgctccACAGTTGTTGTTAAGGTACATGACTTCGTGCTTGGTACATTTATGCTGTAATTAGCAAATGCTATGGTGCTATTTTATAATAGTCTTCAGGTGGCAAAATTGCATATAATAATTGTAATGCTCTCCCAGCTGTTTATAAACAGATTAAAAGAACTGGGTTAATTCTGGATACTGCACTAATTAATAAACAGCAGCTTAATGCAGCTGCTAATGGCTCAGGAAAAACATTCAATTTAGAAACAGTTCTATCGTAAGTTACTTTTCTTATTGAGGATATCTACATTAGAACATCTCTACTCCTTGTGAATGCATCTGCTCCACTCCATCCCCCTCTGAAGCCCTCACTGTAAATATCTCAGTTTCCAAAATGGAGGCACCTCTTGGTCTTaaattttattctaaaacaaCTCACAATAAAAATGTGACTTGAACCAGAAACTGTTCTTTCAAAGAAATACCAATATACATAAAAGCATTAAGTTTGAGGTACTTTTACCGGCACATACAGACAGTTGTGATCTATTAACTCTGCAAATGGAACAACAGTATTTTACGTTTCCAACATTAAGACAgctgtaaattgaaaaaaaccacccaactcATTTGTAACACGCAAAACCTTTCAAAGACAAAGAAGCACAGAACAATAAACATGTTTGAGCATACTTTTAAATTCGCCAAAGAAAGGTAACAAATGCCCCAAAccagttttttaaatatttttctctgaaacctGAATTGAAACGCAGAATAGCTTTCCGCAATAAAGTTAGATGTGTAACTCCTCAAATGGAAAATAGTTAACCTGCCACAAAGTCTGTATAGTCAAAACAAGACAATCAGGTGGGCCCTAGTGACTTTATCTTCAACATCACAATTCCCCATTTTATACACACCCCTGACAATTTTAATCAAGAgaaatttcctatttttaaaattcacGACAAAACTGCATTAACATGGACACTGTGAGTATCAACGAGGTCAGTAAGATAAATATACTTAAATAAACTATTACGGTTGAAAAATTCAGTAAGAGACAGGGTTTACTTTATTAAATGCAACTTTATTGTTGccatcttttcttcatttattaaaCAAACTGAATAGAATTCAGAACACGCTATTGAACAAAAGGTATAAAAGTCAACTAGAAGCAATAATCCTATTTTTATACAGCAACAAATCAAATGCACAgtatgttttttttgttgtttttttgtgtgtgatcgCAGGTGATTGGCTTTAAAATAAGCTAACTGCCTGAAAGGCAAAATTCCTTTCTAATTCCAGCCGTAAGTCTGTGAAAGAGACTTTAAGGCAGCCCAACATCTTTATGATGCCGCATAATGTGCTGGTTCTTCTCTGAAGGCCTTCGGAAACCTTTCTTGCAATACTCACAACGGTGAGGGTAGTCTTTTGTATGAATGGAAATAACATGCCGTTTGAAGCCTGAGGCGTCTGTAGTGCTATACTCACAGTACTCACACTGATAAACTTTCCTGCCACTGTgtgttttcatgtgctttttcAGCTCGTTTTGTTGCCTAAAGCCCTTTCTACATCTCTTGCACCTGAATGGAAGATCCTTTGTGTGAACTGAGAGTATGTGGCGACTCAGAATGAACGGATCTGCAATCTTAAAGTCACAATGTCTGCATTGGTGCAATTTTTTACCCTTGTGAGCCGCCACATGTTTTTTCAGTTCCGAAGGCCTGTGAAAGCCTTTATCACACATATCACACTTATGAGGATAGTCTTTTGTGTGGACTGAAATTATGTGTCGTTTCAGATCACTCGAGTTTGAGCTCTTATGGTCACAATGCAAACACTGATGTGTTTTACTTTCTTGATGCATAAGCGTATGCTGCTGTAGCTCTTTGGTATCTGAAAAAGTCTGGAAACAAATATCGCACTTGAATGGCGTTTCCTTACTGTGTTTAGTCTTTACGTGAGTTTTCAAGTTAGAAGAGTCGGCAGATCGGTATTCACAATATTGGCACTGGTACGGTTTTTCACCAGTGTGGATTCGCATGTGCTTCTTGAGCTCTGACGGATGGCGAAATCCTTTGCCACACTCCACGCAAATATGAGGAAAGTTCTTGCTGTGGACAGCTAAGAGGTGATGATTCAGTAATCCTTGTTCTGCTGTCTCATAGTCGCAGAATTTGCACTTGTGCATTTTATTAACTCCTTTGTCCCTGTGCACCATCTTGTGAGTAAATAAAGTTCCTGCATGAGAGAAGCTTTTCCCACACTCATCACACTCAataagcttttctgttttgttggtcAGCTTATGACTCTCCAAGTGGTTatgtaaacttatttttttattcgTAGTGTAATCACAGTCTGTGCATCTGTATTTCTTCTTAGTAAGAAGGTGCTCTGGGTGGTTTTTCATGTGCCTTTTCAAGAAACCTCTAGATTTAAATTTCTTTCCACAAATCATGCAGGGGTAGACTGTCAACGGATGACCATCAGGGCCAATGATTAttgctgaaaaacaacaaaaatcccttcATTAATATTATATGACGATATTATACTTCAATAAATGTCCTATTTCAACCTTAACAATAAGATGAATTGTTAAATAAGATCACACACACACTTTACTATTTAAGAAGCAAGCTTGGTACCGGGTTAGGTAGAAGAAATTGAGGGAATTACtactttcattcatttttattatcaggagaaaggaaatactgttttttGATGGAGACAACCAAAGCATCACCCGGCTGTTCTTCACCTCAAATAATTCTACTTTGAAGAATTCTGACCGAGTTCACACGTTAAATACGCGCAGAAACCGACGCTGGTGCAAATAACAGCAGCCAACTTGTTAAACCAAGTATCGCATAGTAAGCGTAGCACACGATCTTCTTTGACTTTCCACGCATCTGTAGATAAAGTTTAATCTGGCAGTTTAATCACCTACCGCTGACTCCCATTCACATGTCCCCAAACTAACACCTCCTTCTTGTGCCATCTGTCACAGTTACTATCTGAAGAGGTATCAAGCAGGAATCAGCGAGAACACATTTCACATACAGACACACCTCAAAGCTTTGGAACTTATTTGGACTCATCCATCAGGCTGATTTGTTTACCCTGAATTTGTCTAGGCATGCTAAAAAGCTCtcttttccaaaaatgttttAGAAGGAGAACTGACTAGGTAGCTGGAAATAGAAAAAGCAAACTTTAAGATTAAAATTTGCCTGGTTTACTGATTCAGTGCTAGACAAACCAGAACTCCTACAGTTAAGTCACAATTTGGCAAGAAACTTTCAGTATCATTTAAGGCAAAGCTACTAAAGAAAAGAGTTGTGTGCTTTTTCAAATTTATCAGACCAAATAGATCATTCAGACCATaacacagcaacagcagaaaCCAAACAATGCCAAAGCAGTACATCTGTTCTTAGAGATGCAAGTAAGAACATAGGCGTGAACTTCAAGGCAATTTATTTcacaattaaaacagaaaagggtATAGAAGTATATATTACATTTGGTAGTGCAAATGTTCAGATTTTCCAGTTACTTATTGAGCAGATACAATGAAATTTATTGTTGAATACATTTTCAATAAAGACAAAAAGGGGTTTTAAAAAGTACTATTGCAGAACACTGTTTATCTAACATCACCTTTAAAAAAGTtacattaaacattaaaaatggtGTGGCAAGTTAAGTATATAAGTTTTTAACCTTTTACTATGATACTGATTTTCTTCTGTGTCAGAGACGGTTTCCTTTAAAACAACCCCCATAATCCAAACCAACTATGTATTTAAATTTCAAGTAAAATACGCACTCATTTATGATGTAGAAGTGTTGTCAACAAAATAATTCCCAAAATAATCACTGTTTTTTACAAGACATTGCACATGCTATCAGCAAAGTACATCTGTTCATCGATAAGTGCCTAGAGGAATGAGAGTACAGCCAGCCAGCAGACATTCACTCACCTGTTTGATACTGCCTAGACTCaggtctcctttttttctttggtttttgctTAGCCAGTCTCCCAAGTCCAGCTGACTCATCTATGTGCAAAAGAGCACTCGCAGTGCCATTCCGACTTTCAATGCCATCGTTGTTATTACCTAACAAGATAAGTTAAAAAGTTATGTACCGTCATCACTCTACAGATTATTCGAGCAACAAACTCCACAATGGTAATTAAAGAAATGATAAACTACTATCTGGACATTTAATCAAACCATAATAATGTACAGGATGAGCTGCAAAACTTCTCCGTATGTGAATTATGAATGGCATTATGAACCTGGAAGCATTGGCTTTGTTAACCTAATTTTACAGGAGTACACAATTTACAGGAATTAATGGTTTTCCATTTTGCAAAGAGTTCTTTAACTGCAGTTTTTGTTGCTAATTATGCCCCAAATGCTTAACATTAGTAAGCAATAGCATGTCACAACATTTACTGTGCCCAATTTTCTTCTCAGTCCTGAAATAAATTCACGTGTGAGCTCCCATTCACTTCTGGGCATCTGAATTCACCTGACTGAAGTTTCTGACATACCGAGTTTCAGAACTGGAACTGCAATCAAAGAATCGTTCTGAACAGCCCATAAACTTGCACACAAAGTACACTTCTTGCTATCTGCACACCTGATGCTTTAACACTTACACATTCTTTCTACTGGCAACAAAGAGCATGCTCAGTATTgtaaaatagaaagaagaaaacaatcttTGCCTCACAGAGCTTCCTGTTTAATACAGAAACGGCACTGGAtgtaaaacaaacatgaaaatttcaagtaaatatatctatatattcaGGAAGGTATTTATTGGCAATCAGTTTAACCTTGGTGATTTAAAGGCATAAGTAAATTTTAATAACAAATTTTGTGGTTAAGTAGTTACTTGATCAATAGAAGGCAACAGTTCCTAGTGAAAGCAAAGCACACAAATAAGACAGGAAGACTGAAGTGGAAGAAAGTGCAAGATGCTCAATAGCTCTTCCCTTTGTAGAGTGCCAAGAATGAATATTCGTGGTTAATGTAAGAAGACTCAGAGCCAGGAACAGGCATGTGCAGAGCCTGAAGATTCTGATGTATATGCTAGCTCAAGTGTTGAAGAGCAAATGTGTTAAGTGACAAACGTTGAAAGCAAAAACCCATTTCACACCTTAGATGTAGAAAGTACAGTTTGCAACAGGTGCATGATGACTCCTTCTAGAGTAAGACACAAAACAGGCCTCAAACATTTCCTAATACTAGAATAAAATTGCAAAAACTTGCTGGAATATAAAGCACAGTGGGACTGGGCTTTGCTACAGTACAGCAGCAAACCAACTTTAACATTTTAAGATGACACTGTTATCAGCTCTTAAACCCTCTTTCAAGAGTTCCAAGAAGCGCAGATAACAAACTTCTGCAATTTTCATGCCTGCATGCTTCATTATTtctccccccccgcctcacctTGCATGCTAGGTTGCTTACTGCTGACAATGCAATCACTCCACTGTTTCCCACATCCTCAAATTCTCCTTTCAATTCTGTCTCTCTGTTCTTAACACACTCTGCTcactttctcctccttctccaatATCACTGAATGTTCATTCAGTCTACAACTGTTGTTTCAAGTGAActtaatttcacttttaattcCCAGTCAACCtgacttctctccttccctctccactgAAACTGTGCTCACCAGTATATGGCCAAAGATAAGGCTCTGGGTGCACTGCCATCCATCTCCTAAACAACTTTTAACACACACTGCTCCCTGAAATCTTGCCCTCCCTTGACTTATGTCTGTGATTCTAGCCCCCACTGCATTCTCAGCACTTCCCCACCATTTGTCTGCTGGCACCATCACCACAATCCACATCATGCAGACATATAACCTAAGTTCTGTCCTCTACACCACTATTTCTTCTGCATCATTTAGAAGGAGAAAGGGAcaatacagaaacatttctaaGATGAGATTTTGGTCTATCAGTTTACGTAAGTTATGGATATCAGTTTGTGCACCAGTTGGTGCTCAGATACTAATGATCAAGAAAAATGGTTCTGCATGCTGGAAATATTCTCAAGGTTCTGCTATAATTTTAAGATGTCTCCCTCCAGCTTCTTTTttgttaataaattaattatttccatTAGTGAAATCACATATTTATATGTTCCTTCTAGAAAGCACTTAAATCAAGCTAGAGGTCAGTGTTGCTTTTCACTGTTACACTGAATCTTACATTCccatctgcttccttccttcccccccgccAATATTCAGTTCTATTCCCAAGCCAGCTCTTAACTGTGCCCTAAAACTGTGAAGGACAGATGTACACGAGATGcaatttttcagctgaaagctcGTGTACTTCCCCTTCTACATCatgaaaatatgaaggaaaatgcCTGTTAAAATAGGAGTAAGAAGCCTGCCTTAcagcttctctcttcttctctttttaaggCTCATTATGCCAAGAAACCATTCATAaactaaaactttaaaaacaaatacaaaacacaaatACTCCACTACCCTCCAAAAAACAATCCCTGACATTTTGCTATAGACAGTGTCACCAGGAAGAATTGAGTATTACCTACCATAAGCTGCTGCCCAAGCTATGGGCATGAAAGTTTTAATTTCAGTGTCATCAATTTGCTGTTCATGGGCCACTGCTGCATCCTCCTCTCCTACAATCACTTCCATGTAAACCTCATCAGCTATTTCTGCAAcatctaagagaaaaagaagtcaagAAAAAATTAATAGGAACACTGCACTGCTGAAAGTGAAAATCCCTGTTCCCAAATGAAAGCCACCTACTTACTTAAGTCTTCATCTTCATGCTGAGAATCATTTACAGTCATGTAAACCATTTTCTCCCTTGGAATACGAATACTGCTATTTTGATCAAGTAGTCCAACTGCGTGGTCATTCTCTGGCTCGCTCTCCACAATGTCTACTGTGCCCCCTAATTAGGAAGaccagaacaaaatattttaaatactctttGTTCAAATTCTACGCTAAACTGCAGAAAACTGAGTTTGCCACTCTTTTAACATCAGACCCACAGCTCTTTACAGATGACTTGAGAGAAACCACCGCCTCTAATTATGCAAAATTTCAAATGTCAGGTTGGAGTATTCTAGAACAAGCATATTTTACCTAAGTCATCTTCTCCAGGATCTGCTTTGAATATATAGACCTTGATGACTTCTGGACAAATGCCATCCACTTTACAAGAGCCACTTTCTGACTCTGCTTCCATGGTAATTTCAGCAGAACCTTCGTGTTCTATCTTACCAGCATCATCCACTACAAAAACAAGTTATTACAATTACCCAGTCATATACAGACAGACATACATGAAAGACTTTATTACTTTATTACTCAAATTTGGAAGccgtttaaaattaaaaagttgtgATAGAGAACATacccataaatatttttttcatatccttGAAAACAATGACAATAAACACCAAAATAAATTCAAGCCGTATCTTCTACTTAAGGGGGAAGTGCAAAAGTGCTGCAGTGATATGACTAGAAGCATGAACACCACACCAGGCAATGCTAATAGGGAAACAGTGATCTGCAGCAAGATGGTGGTAGAAAGAAACTGCACATTAGTACTTACTCTGTGGCATAGTTTCACTTATTCTCAGTTTTAATTGCTTTCTCCCTCACAACTAATAACCCactaactggttttttttttcaaaagcattatcTGTTGCTCAACCCTGCCTCTAATGCAAGGGGTACTACTGCTGCCAGTCAGACGTGGTTCCCTGCAAAGTGGTGTTATTGATGTTTCTTCAGCTAACTAGAGAGGAAACCTAAATGAAAACTACAGGAAGAAAACCCTCCACTTTTCTCATCCACTCAATAGTCGAGGGATCAAGCACAGTGTCAAAGTGCTGTCCTGGCGCCACAGCACCGGTGAACCTATTCAACTGATTGTTCATGGTGCCCTTACTGCAAGGGACTTGCACTGGATTTTATGCTGTAGCCCTATATACTCTCCTTACTATCAtctcaaattttgttttcttgctttcagaacTGTACCGACACCACGCTTCAGTTTGAATTGCCGTAACTTCCAAGGCCTCCCACATAAACATGGCTAACAGCCAGCTTTATGAGGAACACATTTCTGATTCTTAAGACATACTCTACACaggcacgcacacacacacaccatctACTTTACCCAGCACggcttttcaagaaaaaaatactaaatatgcGTTCACAAAAATCAAACCCAGCATATCAAGACCTTCAGAGAATCTCCCAATTTCAGAAGCCCCAGAAGTTTGAGGGTTGAGATTATTTAAGAATTCCTAACATGACGGCATACTTTTGTAATTTGTGTCTTTATTGTTCATAAAGTCACTTTTGGAGGTTAATATGGCTCCCTCAGAGCCATGCATAACTTCAATTCATGACAAGACGACATGAAAGTTATACTAAAGGAAGTGTAAGAACCGTCCCATAAATGCTGTAGAATTTTTAACTACCATGCCTAGCACATGCAAAATACTTAATGAAGTATGCTCATTTTACTGGCACTCATTAAACTACCCTCATAACTAAATCATAGCTTTACTACTCAGTAACTGCAACTCTTCCATTCCatttaagacttaaaaaaaaagaaaaaagctcaaaaTGTCATGACTATATTTTCCTGCCAGGAAGTCAATACATTAGCCTTTAAATTAGATAAACTAGCACGTGTTCTGCCTCATGTATCAAACACAACTGTATTTAAGTACAGTTTCTCAATCAGGCAATGTTATTCAGGCAAAAAAATGAATAACATTAAATTATGAAGCACTAAAATAAATTAGTCTATCTCCC is part of the Accipiter gentilis chromosome 32, bAccGen1.1, whole genome shotgun sequence genome and encodes:
- the ZFX gene encoding zinc finger X-chromosomal protein isoform X2 yields the protein MEAESESGSCKVDGICPEVIKVYIFKADPGEDDLGGTVDIVESEPENDHAVGLLDQNSSIRIPREKMVYMTVNDSQHEDEDLNVAEIADEVYMEVIVGEEDAAVAHEQQIDDTEIKTFMPIAWAAAYGNNNDGIESRNGTASALLHIDESAGLGRLAKQKPKKKRRPESRQYQTAIIIGPDGHPLTVYPCMICGKKFKSRGFLKRHMKNHPEHLLTKKKYRCTDCDYTTNKKISLHNHLESHKLTNKTEKLIECDECGKSFSHAGTLFTHKMVHRDKGVNKMHKCKFCDYETAEQGLLNHHLLAVHSKNFPHICVECGKGFRHPSELKKHMRIHTGEKPYQCQYCEYRSADSSNLKTHVKTKHSKETPFKCDICFQTFSDTKELQQHTLMHQESKTHQCLHCDHKSSNSSDLKRHIISVHTKDYPHKCDMCDKGFHRPSELKKHVAAHKGKKLHQCRHCDFKIADPFILSRHILSVHTKDLPFRCKRCRKGFRQQNELKKHMKTHSGRKVYQCEYCEYSTTDASGFKRHVISIHTKDYPHRCEYCKKGFRRPSEKNQHIMRHHKDVGLP
- the ZFX gene encoding zinc finger X-chromosomal protein isoform X1; the encoded protein is MDEDGLELQPHEPNAFFDPTGADAAHMDGDQIVVEVQETVFVSDVVDSDITVHNFVPDDPDSVVIQDVIEDVVIEDVQCPDIMEEPDVSETVIIPEQVLDTDVAEEVSLAHCTVPDDVLASDITAEAMSIPEHVLTSESMHVPEVGHVEHVVHDNVEEADIVTDTLGTDVVSEEVLVADCASEAVIDANGIPVEHQDEKGNCEDYLMISLDDAGKIEHEGSAEITMEAESESGSCKVDGICPEVIKVYIFKADPGEDDLGGTVDIVESEPENDHAVGLLDQNSSIRIPREKMVYMTVNDSQHEDEDLNVAEIADEVYMEVIVGEEDAAVAHEQQIDDTEIKTFMPIAWAAAYGNNNDGIESRNGTASALLHIDESAGLGRLAKQKPKKKRRPESRQYQTAIIIGPDGHPLTVYPCMICGKKFKSRGFLKRHMKNHPEHLLTKKKYRCTDCDYTTNKKISLHNHLESHKLTNKTEKLIECDECGKSFSHAGTLFTHKMVHRDKGVNKMHKCKFCDYETAEQGLLNHHLLAVHSKNFPHICVECGKGFRHPSELKKHMRIHTGEKPYQCQYCEYRSADSSNLKTHVKTKHSKETPFKCDICFQTFSDTKELQQHTLMHQESKTHQCLHCDHKSSNSSDLKRHIISVHTKDYPHKCDMCDKGFHRPSELKKHVAAHKGKKLHQCRHCDFKIADPFILSRHILSVHTKDLPFRCKRCRKGFRQQNELKKHMKTHSGRKVYQCEYCEYSTTDASGFKRHVISIHTKDYPHRCEYCKKGFRRPSEKNQHIMRHHKDVGLP